A genomic region of Ignavibacteriota bacterium contains the following coding sequences:
- the bla gene encoding class A beta-lactamase, subclass A2, which translates to MASSSIVVIVLCAALTGSAQTSSLRATLDSIAGGIQAKTGVAVYGIESPDTLTVGGSGRYPMQSVYKFPLAVAVLHAVDQGKLSLSQKVHIRKKDLLPNTWSPLREKYPGGNVDVTLDEIIRSTVAQSDNNGCDLLFRMMGGPAEVNRYIHSLGVTDIAIVNTEAEMHRDDRAQYRNWCAPGAMALLLKKFYRGEVLAPSTSAFLREVMEGTTTGPRRIKGLLPEGTVVAHKTGSSGVYGDIVPATNDVGVITLPDGRHLALVVFVTDAHEPEGMCEGFIARVARAVWDAHVRP; encoded by the coding sequence ATCGCCTCAAGTTCCATCGTTGTGATCGTTCTGTGTGCCGCCCTCACCGGGTCGGCGCAGACGTCCTCATTGCGTGCCACCCTCGACAGCATCGCCGGGGGCATTCAAGCGAAGACTGGTGTTGCGGTGTATGGTATCGAATCTCCGGACACACTGACCGTGGGGGGCAGCGGGCGGTATCCCATGCAAAGCGTGTACAAGTTCCCGCTCGCGGTTGCGGTCCTGCATGCCGTTGATCAGGGGAAGCTCTCGCTCAGCCAGAAGGTCCATATCCGGAAGAAGGATCTGTTGCCGAACACCTGGAGCCCGCTCCGCGAGAAGTATCCGGGTGGGAATGTGGATGTGACACTGGACGAGATCATCCGCTCCACGGTTGCGCAGAGTGACAACAACGGCTGTGACCTGCTCTTCCGTATGATGGGTGGGCCGGCAGAAGTGAACCGGTACATACATTCGCTGGGCGTCACGGACATCGCGATCGTGAACACGGAAGCGGAGATGCACCGCGACGACAGGGCGCAGTACCGCAACTGGTGTGCACCGGGAGCGATGGCGTTGTTGTTGAAGAAGTTCTATCGCGGGGAAGTTCTGGCACCTTCGACCAGCGCCTTTCTGCGCGAGGTCATGGAAGGAACGACCACCGGTCCGCGCCGCATCAAGGGGTTGTTGCCGGAGGGGACCGTTGTCGCCCACAAAACCGGCTCATCGGGTGTGTACGGGGACATCGTTCCGGCGACGAATGATGTAGGGGTGATCACGCTTCCTGACGGACGTCATCTGGCATTGGTCGTGTTCGTCACGGATGCGCATGAGCCGGAAGGGATGTGCGAAGGGTTCATTGCCCGCGTGGCACGCGCCGTGTGGGATGCGCATGTGCGGCCGTAG